One Corvus moneduloides isolate bCorMon1 chromosome 24, bCorMon1.pri, whole genome shotgun sequence DNA segment encodes these proteins:
- the RASSF5 gene encoding ras association domain-containing protein 5 isoform X2 produces MASPAVGPCPRPLPPPVPGSMRRRPPGPAASPAPAGGRSPGSPGGARAARRLRRRGGAPRLLPDVRSIFAAPRESPERGRGHRFAPRLPRRGWCDLCGEAVRERALRCDYCRYTCHQECRSLIQLDCRRPGQWQSQLSPESTLLPPCSQNVTQTVEEEKPEPPTIQEIKQKIEKYNAKVTNCLLMKLNDDGTYTGFIKVHLKLRRPVTVPAGIRPQSIYDALKEVNLAEMTDKRTSFYLPLDAIKQLHISSTTTVSEVIQGLLKKFMVVDNPQKFALFKEMRKDGQVLFQKLPLTEYPLYLRLLAGPDTDVLSFVLKENETGEVEWDAFSIPELQNFLMILDKEEKDKIQQVHRKYERFKQRLQQTLKEARGKPG; encoded by the exons ATGGCATCGCCGGCCGTGGGGCCGTGCCCCCGCCCGCTGCCGCCTCCGGTGCCCGGCTCCATGCGCCGGCggccgccgggccccgccgcgtCCCCCGCGCCCGCGGGCGGCCGCTCCCCGGGGAGCCCCGGCGGGGCCAGGGCTgcgcggcggctgcggcggcgcGGGGGAGCCCCGCGGCTGCTGCCCGACGTGCGGAGCATCTTCGCGGCGCCGCGGGAGTCCCCCGAGCGCGGCCGCGGCCACCGCTTCGCCCCGCGGCTGCCGCGCCGCGGATGGTGCGACCTGTGCGGGGAGGCGGTGCGGGAGCGCGCCCTGCGCTGCGACT ACTGCAGGTACACGTGTCACCAGGAGTGCCGCAGCCTCATCCAGCTGGATTGTCGCCGGCCGGGCCAGTGGCAGAGCCAGCTGTCCCCAGAGAGCACCCTCCTGCCACCCTGCAGCCAG AATGTAACACAAACggtagaagaagaaaaacccgAGCCTCCGACCATCCAGGAGATCAAACAGAAGATTGAGAAGTACAATGCAAAGGTCACCAACTGCCTGCTGATGAAACTG AACGACGATGGGACGTACACAGGGTTCATCAAGGTGCACCTGAAGCTGCGCCGCCCCGTGACGGTGCCGGCCGGCATCCGGCCCCAGTCCATCTACGATGCCCTCAAGGAGGTGAACCTGGCTGAGATGACGGACAAGAGGACCTCCTTCTACCTGCCCCTGGATGCCATCAAGCAGCTCCACATCAGCAGCACGACCACGGTGAGCGAGGTGATCCAGGGGCTCCTGAAGAAGTTCATGGTGGTGGATAACCCTCAGAAGTTTGCACTTTTCAAGGAGATGCGGAAAGATGGGCAAG TGCTCTTCCAGAAGCTCCCTCTCACCGAGTACCCCCTGTACCTGCGGCTGCTGGCGGGCCCTGACACGGATGTGCTGAGCTTTGTGCTGAAGGAGAACGAAACTGGGGAAGTTGAG TGGGACGCGttctccatcccagagctgcagaactTCCTGATGATCCTGGACAAAGAAGAGAAGGACAAAATCCAGCAAGTGCACAGGAAGTATGAGAGGTTCAAACAGAGACTGCAACAGACCTTGAAAGAAGCCAGAGGCAAACCTGGATAA
- the RASSF5 gene encoding ras association domain-containing protein 5 isoform X5, with protein MLMPFPADCRYTCHQECRSLIQLDCRRPGQWQSQLSPESTLLPPCSQNVTQTVEEEKPEPPTIQEIKQKIEKYNAKVTNCLLMKLNDDGTYTGFIKVHLKLRRPVTVPAGIRPQSIYDALKEVNLAEMTDKRTSFYLPLDAIKQLHISSTTTVSEVIQGLLKKFMVVDNPQKFALFKEMRKDGQVLFQKLPLTEYPLYLRLLAGPDTDVLSFVLKENETGEVEWDAFSIPELQNFLMILDKEEKDKIQQVHRKYERFKQRLQQTLKEARGKPG; from the exons ATGCTGATGCCATTCCCCGCAG ACTGCAGGTACACGTGTCACCAGGAGTGCCGCAGCCTCATCCAGCTGGATTGTCGCCGGCCGGGCCAGTGGCAGAGCCAGCTGTCCCCAGAGAGCACCCTCCTGCCACCCTGCAGCCAG AATGTAACACAAACggtagaagaagaaaaacccgAGCCTCCGACCATCCAGGAGATCAAACAGAAGATTGAGAAGTACAATGCAAAGGTCACCAACTGCCTGCTGATGAAACTG AACGACGATGGGACGTACACAGGGTTCATCAAGGTGCACCTGAAGCTGCGCCGCCCCGTGACGGTGCCGGCCGGCATCCGGCCCCAGTCCATCTACGATGCCCTCAAGGAGGTGAACCTGGCTGAGATGACGGACAAGAGGACCTCCTTCTACCTGCCCCTGGATGCCATCAAGCAGCTCCACATCAGCAGCACGACCACGGTGAGCGAGGTGATCCAGGGGCTCCTGAAGAAGTTCATGGTGGTGGATAACCCTCAGAAGTTTGCACTTTTCAAGGAGATGCGGAAAGATGGGCAAG TGCTCTTCCAGAAGCTCCCTCTCACCGAGTACCCCCTGTACCTGCGGCTGCTGGCGGGCCCTGACACGGATGTGCTGAGCTTTGTGCTGAAGGAGAACGAAACTGGGGAAGTTGAG TGGGACGCGttctccatcccagagctgcagaactTCCTGATGATCCTGGACAAAGAAGAGAAGGACAAAATCCAGCAAGTGCACAGGAAGTATGAGAGGTTCAAACAGAGACTGCAACAGACCTTGAAAGAAGCCAGAGGCAAACCTGGATAA
- the RASSF5 gene encoding ras association domain-containing protein 5 isoform X1: MFPAAFQCSALGRVYGERRQPRLQLLPCRHFPKSKPWSAGLRLPRRPSREVLLVRDCRYTCHQECRSLIQLDCRRPGQWQSQLSPESTLLPPCSQNVTQTVEEEKPEPPTIQEIKQKIEKYNAKVTNCLLMKLNDDGTYTGFIKVHLKLRRPVTVPAGIRPQSIYDALKEVNLAEMTDKRTSFYLPLDAIKQLHISSTTTVSEVIQGLLKKFMVVDNPQKFALFKEMRKDGQVLFQKLPLTEYPLYLRLLAGPDTDVLSFVLKENETGEVEWDAFSIPELQNFLMILDKEEKDKIQQVHRKYERFKQRLQQTLKEARGKPG; encoded by the exons ATGTTTCCTGCTGCATTCCAGTGCAGTGCCTTGGGAAGGGTTTATGGAGAGAGACGCCAGCCGAGGCTCCAGCTCTTACCTTGCAG GCATTTCCCCAAATCCAAGCCCTGGTCTGCGGGACTGCGCCTGCCGAGGAGGCCCAGCAGGGAGGTGTTGCTGGTTAGAG ACTGCAGGTACACGTGTCACCAGGAGTGCCGCAGCCTCATCCAGCTGGATTGTCGCCGGCCGGGCCAGTGGCAGAGCCAGCTGTCCCCAGAGAGCACCCTCCTGCCACCCTGCAGCCAG AATGTAACACAAACggtagaagaagaaaaacccgAGCCTCCGACCATCCAGGAGATCAAACAGAAGATTGAGAAGTACAATGCAAAGGTCACCAACTGCCTGCTGATGAAACTG AACGACGATGGGACGTACACAGGGTTCATCAAGGTGCACCTGAAGCTGCGCCGCCCCGTGACGGTGCCGGCCGGCATCCGGCCCCAGTCCATCTACGATGCCCTCAAGGAGGTGAACCTGGCTGAGATGACGGACAAGAGGACCTCCTTCTACCTGCCCCTGGATGCCATCAAGCAGCTCCACATCAGCAGCACGACCACGGTGAGCGAGGTGATCCAGGGGCTCCTGAAGAAGTTCATGGTGGTGGATAACCCTCAGAAGTTTGCACTTTTCAAGGAGATGCGGAAAGATGGGCAAG TGCTCTTCCAGAAGCTCCCTCTCACCGAGTACCCCCTGTACCTGCGGCTGCTGGCGGGCCCTGACACGGATGTGCTGAGCTTTGTGCTGAAGGAGAACGAAACTGGGGAAGTTGAG TGGGACGCGttctccatcccagagctgcagaactTCCTGATGATCCTGGACAAAGAAGAGAAGGACAAAATCCAGCAAGTGCACAGGAAGTATGAGAGGTTCAAACAGAGACTGCAACAGACCTTGAAAGAAGCCAGAGGCAAACCTGGATAA
- the RASSF5 gene encoding ras association domain-containing protein 5 isoform X4 has protein sequence MERDASRGSSSYLADCRYTCHQECRSLIQLDCRRPGQWQSQLSPESTLLPPCSQNVTQTVEEEKPEPPTIQEIKQKIEKYNAKVTNCLLMKLNDDGTYTGFIKVHLKLRRPVTVPAGIRPQSIYDALKEVNLAEMTDKRTSFYLPLDAIKQLHISSTTTVSEVIQGLLKKFMVVDNPQKFALFKEMRKDGQVLFQKLPLTEYPLYLRLLAGPDTDVLSFVLKENETGEVEWDAFSIPELQNFLMILDKEEKDKIQQVHRKYERFKQRLQQTLKEARGKPG, from the exons ATGGAGAGAGACGCCAGCCGAGGCTCCAGCTCTTACCTTGCAG ACTGCAGGTACACGTGTCACCAGGAGTGCCGCAGCCTCATCCAGCTGGATTGTCGCCGGCCGGGCCAGTGGCAGAGCCAGCTGTCCCCAGAGAGCACCCTCCTGCCACCCTGCAGCCAG AATGTAACACAAACggtagaagaagaaaaacccgAGCCTCCGACCATCCAGGAGATCAAACAGAAGATTGAGAAGTACAATGCAAAGGTCACCAACTGCCTGCTGATGAAACTG AACGACGATGGGACGTACACAGGGTTCATCAAGGTGCACCTGAAGCTGCGCCGCCCCGTGACGGTGCCGGCCGGCATCCGGCCCCAGTCCATCTACGATGCCCTCAAGGAGGTGAACCTGGCTGAGATGACGGACAAGAGGACCTCCTTCTACCTGCCCCTGGATGCCATCAAGCAGCTCCACATCAGCAGCACGACCACGGTGAGCGAGGTGATCCAGGGGCTCCTGAAGAAGTTCATGGTGGTGGATAACCCTCAGAAGTTTGCACTTTTCAAGGAGATGCGGAAAGATGGGCAAG TGCTCTTCCAGAAGCTCCCTCTCACCGAGTACCCCCTGTACCTGCGGCTGCTGGCGGGCCCTGACACGGATGTGCTGAGCTTTGTGCTGAAGGAGAACGAAACTGGGGAAGTTGAG TGGGACGCGttctccatcccagagctgcagaactTCCTGATGATCCTGGACAAAGAAGAGAAGGACAAAATCCAGCAAGTGCACAGGAAGTATGAGAGGTTCAAACAGAGACTGCAACAGACCTTGAAAGAAGCCAGAGGCAAACCTGGATAA
- the RASSF5 gene encoding ras association domain-containing protein 5 isoform X3 — MTDGKEGAATCFGLVTKRIRKIFRHFPKSKPWSAGLRLPRRPSREVLLVRDCRYTCHQECRSLIQLDCRRPGQWQSQLSPESTLLPPCSQNVTQTVEEEKPEPPTIQEIKQKIEKYNAKVTNCLLMKLNDDGTYTGFIKVHLKLRRPVTVPAGIRPQSIYDALKEVNLAEMTDKRTSFYLPLDAIKQLHISSTTTVSEVIQGLLKKFMVVDNPQKFALFKEMRKDGQVLFQKLPLTEYPLYLRLLAGPDTDVLSFVLKENETGEVEWDAFSIPELQNFLMILDKEEKDKIQQVHRKYERFKQRLQQTLKEARGKPG; from the exons ATGACGGAcgggaaggagggagcagccacTTGCTTCGGGCTTGTAACAAAGAGAATCCGTAAAATCTTCAGGCATTTCCCCAAATCCAAGCCCTGGTCTGCGGGACTGCGCCTGCCGAGGAGGCCCAGCAGGGAGGTGTTGCTGGTTAGAG ACTGCAGGTACACGTGTCACCAGGAGTGCCGCAGCCTCATCCAGCTGGATTGTCGCCGGCCGGGCCAGTGGCAGAGCCAGCTGTCCCCAGAGAGCACCCTCCTGCCACCCTGCAGCCAG AATGTAACACAAACggtagaagaagaaaaacccgAGCCTCCGACCATCCAGGAGATCAAACAGAAGATTGAGAAGTACAATGCAAAGGTCACCAACTGCCTGCTGATGAAACTG AACGACGATGGGACGTACACAGGGTTCATCAAGGTGCACCTGAAGCTGCGCCGCCCCGTGACGGTGCCGGCCGGCATCCGGCCCCAGTCCATCTACGATGCCCTCAAGGAGGTGAACCTGGCTGAGATGACGGACAAGAGGACCTCCTTCTACCTGCCCCTGGATGCCATCAAGCAGCTCCACATCAGCAGCACGACCACGGTGAGCGAGGTGATCCAGGGGCTCCTGAAGAAGTTCATGGTGGTGGATAACCCTCAGAAGTTTGCACTTTTCAAGGAGATGCGGAAAGATGGGCAAG TGCTCTTCCAGAAGCTCCCTCTCACCGAGTACCCCCTGTACCTGCGGCTGCTGGCGGGCCCTGACACGGATGTGCTGAGCTTTGTGCTGAAGGAGAACGAAACTGGGGAAGTTGAG TGGGACGCGttctccatcccagagctgcagaactTCCTGATGATCCTGGACAAAGAAGAGAAGGACAAAATCCAGCAAGTGCACAGGAAGTATGAGAGGTTCAAACAGAGACTGCAACAGACCTTGAAAGAAGCCAGAGGCAAACCTGGATAA
- the RASSF5 gene encoding ras association domain-containing protein 5 isoform X6 yields MTIGSSMSSGYCSLDEDLEDCFFTAKTSFFRSAQSKVPAKNVTQTVEEEKPEPPTIQEIKQKIEKYNAKVTNCLLMKLNDDGTYTGFIKVHLKLRRPVTVPAGIRPQSIYDALKEVNLAEMTDKRTSFYLPLDAIKQLHISSTTTVSEVIQGLLKKFMVVDNPQKFALFKEMRKDGQVLFQKLPLTEYPLYLRLLAGPDTDVLSFVLKENETGEVEWDAFSIPELQNFLMILDKEEKDKIQQVHRKYERFKQRLQQTLKEARGKPG; encoded by the exons ATGACCATCGGCAGCAGCATGAGCAGCGGCTACTGCAGCTTGGATGAAGACCTCGAGGATTGCTTTTTCACGGCCAAAACCTCGTTCTTCCGCAGCGCGCAGAGCAAGGTCCCCGCCAAG AATGTAACACAAACggtagaagaagaaaaacccgAGCCTCCGACCATCCAGGAGATCAAACAGAAGATTGAGAAGTACAATGCAAAGGTCACCAACTGCCTGCTGATGAAACTG AACGACGATGGGACGTACACAGGGTTCATCAAGGTGCACCTGAAGCTGCGCCGCCCCGTGACGGTGCCGGCCGGCATCCGGCCCCAGTCCATCTACGATGCCCTCAAGGAGGTGAACCTGGCTGAGATGACGGACAAGAGGACCTCCTTCTACCTGCCCCTGGATGCCATCAAGCAGCTCCACATCAGCAGCACGACCACGGTGAGCGAGGTGATCCAGGGGCTCCTGAAGAAGTTCATGGTGGTGGATAACCCTCAGAAGTTTGCACTTTTCAAGGAGATGCGGAAAGATGGGCAAG TGCTCTTCCAGAAGCTCCCTCTCACCGAGTACCCCCTGTACCTGCGGCTGCTGGCGGGCCCTGACACGGATGTGCTGAGCTTTGTGCTGAAGGAGAACGAAACTGGGGAAGTTGAG TGGGACGCGttctccatcccagagctgcagaactTCCTGATGATCCTGGACAAAGAAGAGAAGGACAAAATCCAGCAAGTGCACAGGAAGTATGAGAGGTTCAAACAGAGACTGCAACAGACCTTGAAAGAAGCCAGAGGCAAACCTGGATAA
- the EIF2D gene encoding eukaryotic translation initiation factor 2D isoform X1 yields the protein MFARAFRVRANTNIKGSDRRKLRSDVAAAFPTLSTEQLAELIPNKEELNVIKIYSHKGEAITVYMNHRNPILFEAEKVLYPTVYTLWVYPDLLPAFATWPPVLQKLAGGADLMLPGVVVPSSGLPRVQRGTLCAVTLLGNRAPVAVGVATMSTEEMLAAGMKGKGFAVLHTHLDHLWEYGDKSSPPTLAPLETAKESAGDEEELQGKEPVSSCSPEPEQHVDIRDLSLRDREPCAELLGQEELRENRAAEPAEDASTEDQQEAEDSRTPQEQMDALFNRCFFHALKCKVKKSDLPLLTSTFLGSHMFSCCPAGKQLDIKKSSYKKFSKFLQCMQHQKILQVKELSKGVESIVEVDWKHPDIKAFAVPEGFSSASAAQDSKSEDREQVYHAPEIIPLYGVSTKMIPLFQESGHRKGSILSSSEVRNIIINYVKSNELVDETNKNFVKVNAILCDCLLDKSEQDEISHLKWDELLSRCLERLQPLHQVTFFGQEPVVRKGNVEPIDISIAQRSSNKKVTIIKNLELYGLDPQCVANTLQQKVQASATITPAPGAKDRVQVQIQGNQIHHLAKMLLVSSWLCCRRIPVTSEIHPRPGESSKAWPEEVGEKSTLRIAQTSLFIEVFSASTSRIMYRPCSFQNESWMFTRSGIHPNNNIAPGVHFS from the exons ATGTTCGCCAGGGCGTTCCGTGTGAGGGCCAACACCAACATCAAGGGCTCGGACCG GAGGAAGCTACGAAGTGATgttgcagcagcttttcccaccctGAGCACTGAACAACTGGCTGAGTTGATTCCAAACAAGGAAGAACTCAATGTCATCAAAATATACTCTCACAAAGGGGAGGCCATCACTGTTTACATGAACCACAGGAACCCAATACTCTTTGAAGCTGAGAAAGTTCTGTATCCAACAG TGTACACTCTGTGGGTCTACCCAGACCTTCTCCCTGCCTTTGCAACATGGCCCCCAGTGCTACAGAAACTTGCAGGAGGAGCAG ACCTGATGCTGCCAGGAGTTGTGGTGCCATCTTCTGGCCTCCCTCGAGTGCAGCGGGGCACGCTCTGCGCTGTCACCCTCCTGGGAAACAG aGCTCCCGTGGCAGTTGGAGTTGCCACCATGTCCACGGAGGAGATGCTGGCTGCTGGAATGAAAGGGAAgggctttgctgtgctgcacaCTCACCTGGATCACCTCTG GGAATATGGTGACAAATCTTCTCCTCCTACCTTAGCTCCCTTGGAAACAGCAAAGGAGAGCGCTGGAGACgaggaagagctgcaggggaaggagcctgtcagcagctgctcccctgAGCCAGAGCAGCACGTGGACATCAGGGATCTGAGCCTGAGGGACAGAGAGccttgtgcagagctgctgggacaggaggaGCTCCGTGAGAACAGAGCTGCAGAACCAGCTGAGGATGCCAGCACAGAGGATCAGCAGGAGGCCGAGGACAGCAGGACCCCACAAG AGCAAATGGATGCATTATTTAATCGGTGCTTTTTCCATGCCTTAAAATGCAAAGTAAAGAAGTCAGATCTCCCTCTGCTCACCAGCACATTTCTAGGCAGCCACATGTTCTCCTGCTG CCCTGCTGGAAAACAACTGGACATAAAGAAATCAAGCTATAAGAAG TTCTCAAAATTCCTGCAGTGCATGCAGCACCAGAAGATCTTACAAGTGAAGGAGCTGAGCAAAGGTGTGGAAAGCATCGTGGAAGTGGACTGGAAACACCCAGA CATTAAAGCatttgcagtgcctgaaggattttcctcagcctctgctgcccAAGACAGCAAGAGTGAAGACAGAGAACAAGTGTACCATGCTCCTGAAATCATTCCCCTTTATGGGGTGTCCACAAAAATGATCCCACTTTTCCAGGAATCTGGACACAg aaaagGCAGCATCCTCTCAAGCAGTGAGGTGAGAAACATCATCATTAACTACGTGAAGAGTAACGAGTTGGTtgatgaaacaaacaaaaa CTTTGTAAAGGTGAATGCCATTCTGTGTGACTGCCTGTTGGATAAGTCAGAGCAGGATGAGATCTCACACCTTAAATGGGATGAACTCTTGAGCAG GTGCCTTGAACGACTGCAGCCCTTACACCAGGTGACATTTTTTGGACAAGAACCCGTGGTGAGGAAAGGAAACGTTGAGCCCATCGACATCAGCATAGCACAGAGATCATCAAACAAGAAG GTGACAATTATCAAGAACCTTGAGCTGTATGGTCTGGACCCCCAGTGTGTGGCCAACACTCTCCAACAGAAGGTCCAAGCCAGTGCCACCATCACCCCAGCACCAGGAGCAAAGGACAGAGTCCAGGTCCAGATCCAAGGCAACCAAATCCATCATCTGGCCAAGATGCTGCTCG TGAGCTCTTGGTTGTGTTGCAGAAGAATACCAGTTACCTCGGAAATACATCCAAGGCCTGGAGAAAGCTCCAAAGCTTGGCCGGAAGAAGTAGGAGAAAAATCTACTCTGAGGATTGCTCAGACGTCATTATTTATAGAAGTGTTCTCTGCCAGCACATCAAGGATCATGTACAGGCCCTGCTCATTCCAAAATGAGTCCTGGATGTTTACAAGGTCTGGAATTCACCCAAATAACAATATTGCTCCAGGtgttcatttttcataa
- the EIF2D gene encoding eukaryotic translation initiation factor 2D isoform X2: protein MFARAFRVRANTNIKGSDRRKLRSDVAAAFPTLSTEQLAELIPNKEELNVIKIYSHKGEAITVYMNHRNPILFEAEKVLYPTVYTLWVYPDLLPAFATWPPVLQKLAGGADLMLPGVVVPSSGLPRVQRGTLCAVTLLGNRAPVAVGVATMSTEEMLAAGMKGKGFAVLHTHLDHLWEYGDKSSPPTLAPLETAKESAGDEEELQGKEPVSSCSPEPEQHVDIRDLSLRDREPCAELLGQEELRENRAAEPAEDASTEDQQEAEDSRTPQEQMDALFNRCFFHALKCKVKKSDLPLLTSTFLGSHMFSCCPAGKQLDIKKSSYKKFSKFLQCMQHQKILQVKELSKGVESIVEVDWKHPDIKAFAVPEGFSSASAAQDSKSEDREQVYHAPEIIPLYGVSTKMIPLFQESGHRKGSILSSSEVRNIIINYVKSNELVDETNKNFVKVNAILCDCLLDKSEQDEISHLKWDELLSRCLERLQPLHQVTFFGQEPVVRKGNVEPIDISIAQRSSNKKVTIIKNLELYGLDPQCVANTLQQKVQASATITPAPGAKDRVQVQIQGNQIHHLAKMLLEEYQLPRKYIQGLEKAPKLGRKK from the exons ATGTTCGCCAGGGCGTTCCGTGTGAGGGCCAACACCAACATCAAGGGCTCGGACCG GAGGAAGCTACGAAGTGATgttgcagcagcttttcccaccctGAGCACTGAACAACTGGCTGAGTTGATTCCAAACAAGGAAGAACTCAATGTCATCAAAATATACTCTCACAAAGGGGAGGCCATCACTGTTTACATGAACCACAGGAACCCAATACTCTTTGAAGCTGAGAAAGTTCTGTATCCAACAG TGTACACTCTGTGGGTCTACCCAGACCTTCTCCCTGCCTTTGCAACATGGCCCCCAGTGCTACAGAAACTTGCAGGAGGAGCAG ACCTGATGCTGCCAGGAGTTGTGGTGCCATCTTCTGGCCTCCCTCGAGTGCAGCGGGGCACGCTCTGCGCTGTCACCCTCCTGGGAAACAG aGCTCCCGTGGCAGTTGGAGTTGCCACCATGTCCACGGAGGAGATGCTGGCTGCTGGAATGAAAGGGAAgggctttgctgtgctgcacaCTCACCTGGATCACCTCTG GGAATATGGTGACAAATCTTCTCCTCCTACCTTAGCTCCCTTGGAAACAGCAAAGGAGAGCGCTGGAGACgaggaagagctgcaggggaaggagcctgtcagcagctgctcccctgAGCCAGAGCAGCACGTGGACATCAGGGATCTGAGCCTGAGGGACAGAGAGccttgtgcagagctgctgggacaggaggaGCTCCGTGAGAACAGAGCTGCAGAACCAGCTGAGGATGCCAGCACAGAGGATCAGCAGGAGGCCGAGGACAGCAGGACCCCACAAG AGCAAATGGATGCATTATTTAATCGGTGCTTTTTCCATGCCTTAAAATGCAAAGTAAAGAAGTCAGATCTCCCTCTGCTCACCAGCACATTTCTAGGCAGCCACATGTTCTCCTGCTG CCCTGCTGGAAAACAACTGGACATAAAGAAATCAAGCTATAAGAAG TTCTCAAAATTCCTGCAGTGCATGCAGCACCAGAAGATCTTACAAGTGAAGGAGCTGAGCAAAGGTGTGGAAAGCATCGTGGAAGTGGACTGGAAACACCCAGA CATTAAAGCatttgcagtgcctgaaggattttcctcagcctctgctgcccAAGACAGCAAGAGTGAAGACAGAGAACAAGTGTACCATGCTCCTGAAATCATTCCCCTTTATGGGGTGTCCACAAAAATGATCCCACTTTTCCAGGAATCTGGACACAg aaaagGCAGCATCCTCTCAAGCAGTGAGGTGAGAAACATCATCATTAACTACGTGAAGAGTAACGAGTTGGTtgatgaaacaaacaaaaa CTTTGTAAAGGTGAATGCCATTCTGTGTGACTGCCTGTTGGATAAGTCAGAGCAGGATGAGATCTCACACCTTAAATGGGATGAACTCTTGAGCAG GTGCCTTGAACGACTGCAGCCCTTACACCAGGTGACATTTTTTGGACAAGAACCCGTGGTGAGGAAAGGAAACGTTGAGCCCATCGACATCAGCATAGCACAGAGATCATCAAACAAGAAG GTGACAATTATCAAGAACCTTGAGCTGTATGGTCTGGACCCCCAGTGTGTGGCCAACACTCTCCAACAGAAGGTCCAAGCCAGTGCCACCATCACCCCAGCACCAGGAGCAAAGGACAGAGTCCAGGTCCAGATCCAAGGCAACCAAATCCATCATCTGGCCAAGATGCTGCTCG AAGAATACCAGTTACCTCGGAAATACATCCAAGGCCTGGAGAAAGCTCCAAAGCTTGGCCGGAAGAAGTAG